TAGAGCGCTCGGTAGCCCGATTCGTGGCGGCGAGGCCTTTCATACTGGCTGTATTCCTTTTTATAAATACTTCCAAACTGCCGTTAAATCGTGCTCTCAAGGTGGGGTTCGTGGCGGCGCGGCAACCGTATTTTATCCACTATGGCATTTAGAAGTTGAAAACCTGCTAGTATTACGCAATAACCGTGGCGTTGAAGAAAACCGCGTCCGTCATCTTGATTATGGGGTACAAATCAATAAATTGATGTATCAACGCTTAATAAAAGGCGGCAATATTACCCTATTTAGCCCTTCTGATGTACCGGGTCTTTATGAGGCATTCTTTGCTAACCAAGCAAAATTTGAAGAGCTATACACCAAATACGAAGCGGATGTGACTATTCGCAAACGTGAAGTTAAAGCCGTAGAGCTCTTTGCATTATTGATGCAAGAGCGCGCATCAACCGGACGTATTTATATCCAAAATGTTGACCACTGTAATACTCATAGTCCATTTAATGCTGAGGTTGCGCCTGTAAGGCAATCTAACCTCTGTATGGAGATTGCACTACCCACTAAAGCACTCAGTAATATCAATGACGAAACGGGTGAGATTGCGCTGTGTACGCTTTCAGCCTTTAATTTAGGTAAAATTGAATCATTAGATGATTTTGAAGAATTAGCCAGACTTGCGGTAAGAGCGCTTGATGCATTACTTGATTATCAAGATTATCCAATTGCAGCGGCGAAAACATCATCAATGAATCGTCGTACTTTAGGGATTGGTGTTATCAACTACGCTTATTATTTGGCCAAGCATGGCGTTAAATACTCTGATGGTAGTGCCAATAATTTAACCCACCGCACATTTGAAGCGATGCAATATTACTTACTTAAAGCATCAAATGAACTGGCAATCGAAAAAGGTGCTTGTCCACTGTTTAATGAAACAACTTATGCACAAGGTATTTTACCGATTGATACCTATAAGCGTGACCTAGATGATATTGTGAAATCGACACTAAATTATGATTGGGAATCACTACGTCAGTCGATTAAAACTCACGGGTTACGTAATTCAACGTTATCAGCGTTAATGCCATCTGAAACTTCATCACAGATCTCTAATGCGACTAATGGGATTGAGCCGCCACGCGGTTATATTAGCGTTAAAGCATCAAAAGATGGTATTTTAAAACAAGTTGTCCCTGAATATGAAACACTAAAGAATTTTTATGAATTATTGTGGCAAATACCCAATAACAATGGCTATTTACAGCTAGTTGGTATTATGCAAAAATTTGTCGATCAGTCGATTTCTGCTAACACCAATTATGATCCAACTAAGTTTGCTAACGATAAAGTACCAATGAAGCAACTCTTAGCCGATTTATTAACTGCATATAAATATGGCGTAAAAACACTTTATTATCATAATACTCGCGACGGAGCTGAAGATATCCAAGACGATATTGCAACGAGTGAAAGCGACGATGGTTGTGAAGGCGGTGCATGTAAGATTTAGTTGCATAAATTGATGCCGTATATTTTAAGGAAAGTGTAGGATTTATCCTACTTTTCCTGGCCTCGTAAGTTAACATTACGAGAAAACTAGCTAGCAATAGTAAATTTTATTTATAAAGGATCGGATAATGAGTTATACCATTTTCTCACAAATACATAATAATCAACTCAAAGAACCTATGTTTTTAGGTCAACCGGTAAATGTTGCTCGTTATGACCAGCAAAAATATGAGATGTTTGAAAAATTGATCGAAAAGCAACTATCGTTCTTTTGGCGCCCAGAAGAAGTCGATATTTCACAAGATCGTATTGATTATGCTAACTTGCCAGAGCATGAAAAACATATTTTTATTAGTAATTTAAAATATCAAACGTTACTTGATTCTATTCAAGGTCGTAGCCCTAATATTGCCCTATTACCGCTTATTTCAATTCCAGAGCTCGAAACTTGGGTTGAAACATGGTCATTTTCAGAAACAATACATTCAAGATCTTACACTCATATTATCCGTAATATTGTTAATGAGCCCTCTATTGTCTTTGATGATATTGTGACCAATGAAGAAATTAAAAAGCGTGCCACTGATATCGCAGGTTATTATGATGCATTAATTGAATATTCAAGCTATTACAATTTATTCGGCACTGGTCAACACCAAATAAATGGTAAAGTGCTCGATGTTAATTTACGTGAACTGAAGAAAAAACTCTATTTGTGCCTGATGAGCGTGAATGCACTTGAGGCAATTCGTTTCTATGTCAGTTTTGCTTGCTCATTCGCCTTTGCTGAGCGTGAGTTAATGGAAGGTAATGCGAAAATTATAAAATTGATTGCACGTGATGAAGCCCTGCATTTAACGGGAACTCAATTTATGATTAACACCTTACGTAGCGGTGACGATGATCCGGAAATGGCTGAAATTGCCAAAGAGTGCGAAGAGCAATCCTATGCGCTTTTTTTAAAGGCTGCTAATCAAGAAAAAGAGTGGGCAGAATATCTTTTTTCTGGCGGTTCAATGATTGGGTTAAATAAAGATATTCTTTGCCAATACATTGAATATATTACTAATATTCGTATGCAAGCAGTTGGATTAAAACTACCATTCGAAACTAAATCAAACCCAATTCCTTGGATTAATAACTGGTTGGTTTCAGATAATGTACAAGTTGCCCCACAAGAAGCAGAGATGAGCTCTTACTTAGTGGGTCAAATAGATTCTGAGATTAATGAAGATGATTTAAGCGGTTTTGAACTGTAAATAAACTACCTTTAATTAAATGTAAATGCACAACAAAAAGGCTTATTTTTTATGAGCCTTTTTTATGACAATAAATTGGACTAATTATTGACATCTAACCGTTTTAAGGTAACGATAGAGATCATTAATCACCTAGCTATTGCATGATTGCACCATGAATGCTTCGACCTATTCACATATTAACCTTCCCTTTTCGCCACTTGATTTTAGCGATGAGCAATTAAATCTTAACCACTTAAAAGTTCAATTGGATAATTTTCGGCAATGGAGCATCACACAATTTAAAGCAAATGTCGAAATAGAAGTACTGATCGTTGCGCGTGCAAAATTTATTGACCAGTTACTGAATCGTTTGTGGCAGTTTTATCAAATCCCTCAACAATCTTCGTCGCTATTTAAGCGCAACCGTATCGCATTAATCGCGGTTGGCGGTTATGGACGAGGGGAACTGCATCCTCTATCTGACGTTGATATTCTCATCTTAAGTGATAAACCGCTGAATACACAACTACAAGAAAAAATGGGTCAACTTATCAGGTTGTTATGGGATTTACACCTTGATGTCGGTCATAGTGTTAGAACACTAAAAATGTGCTTACAAGAAGCAACAGCTGATATTACCATTATGACGAATCTGCTCGAATCACGCCTTGTGGTAGGCAACCAAACCCTACTCAATGAACTGCAACAGCACATTTTTACTGATAAAATTTGGCCATCACAGCAATTTTATCAAGCAAAAGTCAAAGAACAACAGCAACGCCATAAGCAGTATCATAGTACCAGCTATAATTTAGAACCAGACTTAAAAAATGGCCCTGGCAGTCTGCGCGATATTCAAACTATCCAGTGGATTGCCCTAAGACATTTTGGCGGTATATCGCTACAAGAAATAACAAAATTTAATTATTTAACTGTAGAAGAAATTGAAGAAATCAACAACTGTCGTCGTTTTTTATGGAAAATACGCTTTGCTTTACATACTGTCATTAGCCGATACGATAACCGCCTACTATTCGATCGCCAGCTCAGCATAGCACATTTATTAGGCTATCAAGGTGAACGAAATGAACCCGTTGAGAAGATGATGCGGGATTATTATCGTGTTGTGCATAATGTAACTGAGCTTAATCAAATGCTATTACAGCTTTTTGAAGAATCCATTTTAACCATTAGCCACCACAACAAGCCCTATAGTATCGATGACTATTTTCAGATTAGAGATAAATTAATTGACGTCAAAGATAATAACTTATTCACCCAAGATCCCTCAATGATTTTACAGCTTTTTCATACCATATTACTTAATCCACACGTTACGGGGATCTATTCAAACACGATCCGCCAATTACGCTCTGCTAGGCGAAAAATTAGCGGATTGCTCAGTGATATTCCAAAAGCTAGAGAACATTTTTTAGCGATTATCAAACATCCCGATGCCATACGGAAAGCATTATTGCCAATGCATCAATTTGGTATTTTAAGTGTTTATATTCCTGGTTGGAAGCGTATTGTCGGGATGATGCAATTCGATCTCTTTCATGCTTATACCGTCGATGAGCATACTATTCGTCTATTATTAGAGATTGCTGACTTTTCGACTGAAGAAGGGAAAAAGAAGCACCCGAATAGCTCAAAAGTTTACTTTACGCTCGATAAACCTGAGTTACTCACCATCACAGCGTTGTACCATGATATTGCTAAAGGAAGAGCCGGCGACCATTCAGAAATT
The genomic region above belongs to Orbaceae bacterium lpD02 and contains:
- the nrdA gene encoding class 1a ribonucleoside-diphosphate reductase subunit alpha, with amino-acid sequence MNKSLLVTKRDGNKEPIDLDKIHRVIDWAAEGLNNVSVSQVELKSHIQFYDGIRTADIHETIIRAAADLISQDAPDYQYLAARLAIFHLRKKAYGQFEPPKLYSHVKKLVDDGRYDAHLLSDYSEDEFNQMDQFIDHWRDMSFSYAAVKQLEGKYLVQNRVTGKIYESAQFLYILVAACLFANYPKETRLDYVKRFYDAISTFKISLPTPIMAGVRTPTRQFSSCVLIECDDNLDSINATASAIVKYVSQRAGIGINAGRIRALGSPIRGGEAFHTGCIPFYKYFQTAVKSCSQGGVRGGAATVFYPLWHLEVENLLVLRNNRGVEENRVRHLDYGVQINKLMYQRLIKGGNITLFSPSDVPGLYEAFFANQAKFEELYTKYEADVTIRKREVKAVELFALLMQERASTGRIYIQNVDHCNTHSPFNAEVAPVRQSNLCMEIALPTKALSNINDETGEIALCTLSAFNLGKIESLDDFEELARLAVRALDALLDYQDYPIAAAKTSSMNRRTLGIGVINYAYYLAKHGVKYSDGSANNLTHRTFEAMQYYLLKASNELAIEKGACPLFNETTYAQGILPIDTYKRDLDDIVKSTLNYDWESLRQSIKTHGLRNSTLSALMPSETSSQISNATNGIEPPRGYISVKASKDGILKQVVPEYETLKNFYELLWQIPNNNGYLQLVGIMQKFVDQSISANTNYDPTKFANDKVPMKQLLADLLTAYKYGVKTLYYHNTRDGAEDIQDDIATSESDDGCEGGACKI
- the nrdB gene encoding class Ia ribonucleoside-diphosphate reductase subunit beta is translated as MSYTIFSQIHNNQLKEPMFLGQPVNVARYDQQKYEMFEKLIEKQLSFFWRPEEVDISQDRIDYANLPEHEKHIFISNLKYQTLLDSIQGRSPNIALLPLISIPELETWVETWSFSETIHSRSYTHIIRNIVNEPSIVFDDIVTNEEIKKRATDIAGYYDALIEYSSYYNLFGTGQHQINGKVLDVNLRELKKKLYLCLMSVNALEAIRFYVSFACSFAFAERELMEGNAKIIKLIARDEALHLTGTQFMINTLRSGDDDPEMAEIAKECEEQSYALFLKAANQEKEWAEYLFSGGSMIGLNKDILCQYIEYITNIRMQAVGLKLPFETKSNPIPWINNWLVSDNVQVAPQEAEMSSYLVGQIDSEINEDDLSGFEL
- the glnD gene encoding bifunctional uridylyltransferase/uridylyl-removing protein GlnD, producing the protein MNASTYSHINLPFSPLDFSDEQLNLNHLKVQLDNFRQWSITQFKANVEIEVLIVARAKFIDQLLNRLWQFYQIPQQSSSLFKRNRIALIAVGGYGRGELHPLSDVDILILSDKPLNTQLQEKMGQLIRLLWDLHLDVGHSVRTLKMCLQEATADITIMTNLLESRLVVGNQTLLNELQQHIFTDKIWPSQQFYQAKVKEQQQRHKQYHSTSYNLEPDLKNGPGSLRDIQTIQWIALRHFGGISLQEITKFNYLTVEEIEEINNCRRFLWKIRFALHTVISRYDNRLLFDRQLSIAHLLGYQGERNEPVEKMMRDYYRVVHNVTELNQMLLQLFEESILTISHHNKPYSIDDYFQIRDKLIDVKDNNLFTQDPSMILQLFHTILLNPHVTGIYSNTIRQLRSARRKISGLLSDIPKAREHFLAIIKHPDAIRKALLPMHQFGILSVYIPGWKRIVGMMQFDLFHAYTVDEHTIRLLLEIADFSTEEGKKKHPNSSKVYFTLDKPELLTITALYHDIAKGRAGDHSEIGAKLVKEFCLLHDIEKSDSELICWLVQNHLLMSVTAQSRDIQDPVVISEFVNQVNSKKRLKYLLCLTVADVCATNETLWNSWKQSLMRELYLSTKHVFDLENHQIPAQRSIVRLHKKDALHLLIKQGYHEKLIIQFWQDYRFDYFLRYTVEQIVWHAKNLLTHNLSEPLVFINEKPFHGGTEICIYSPDRPYLFATVSNELSKRNLTIHDALIITNKKEFALDTFIVLEPNGQLIALDRHHNIKESLEKALKQTDYKRAKIKPLSSKIRHFSVPTQVNFLSTLSDRKTYMELIALDRPGLLARVGEVFSNLDISLRSAKIVTIGEHVEDLFVLTDKHNRALDAQICHTLRQEIVAAIESMDA